Proteins from one Petrotoga sp. 9PW.55.5.1 genomic window:
- a CDS encoding O-acetylhomoserine aminocarboxypropyltransferase/cysteine synthase family protein: MEERKYHFETLMVHAGYKGDPTTGANVVPIYQTASYNFKDSDHALRLFNLEESGNIYTRIMNPTTDILEKRIAALEGGVGALATSSGQAAETISVLNISEEGDEILACGSLYGGTFTLFKNTLSRLGREVVLFKVDDLNDFKSKLNVKTKAIYLETIGNPELSVPDFEAISKIAHENGVALIVDNTFATPYLFKPFEFGADVVVHSLTKYMNGHGNSIGGIIVDSGKFDWGKGKYPMIAEPDPAYHGVSFYERFKESAYIAKARSQWLRDLGSSISPFNSFLILQGIETLSLRMERHCSNAMSIAKFLQNDKRINWVNYPGLENNTTYKNATKYLKNGFGGMVSFGVKGKVESGKRFIESLKIISHVANVGDVRSLAVHPASTTHGQLSEEEQLLSGVSPDMIRLSVGIENTEDLIWDIDQALDQAIRLR; encoded by the coding sequence TCATGCTTTAAGACTCTTTAATTTGGAAGAATCAGGAAATATCTATACAAGAATAATGAATCCTACTACAGATATTTTAGAAAAAAGGATAGCAGCTTTAGAAGGAGGAGTAGGTGCGTTAGCTACATCATCTGGGCAAGCTGCAGAAACAATATCTGTCCTAAATATCTCAGAAGAAGGTGACGAAATACTTGCTTGCGGATCTTTATACGGCGGGACATTCACACTTTTTAAAAATACTTTGAGCAGACTGGGAAGAGAAGTTGTACTCTTTAAAGTTGATGATTTGAATGATTTTAAATCTAAACTAAATGTCAAAACAAAAGCCATTTATCTTGAAACTATTGGGAATCCCGAACTTTCTGTTCCTGATTTTGAAGCTATTTCAAAAATCGCTCATGAAAATGGAGTTGCTTTAATTGTTGATAATACATTTGCAACTCCATATTTATTTAAACCCTTTGAATTTGGTGCTGATGTTGTAGTACATTCTTTAACTAAGTATATGAATGGGCACGGTAATTCTATTGGAGGTATTATAGTAGATAGTGGAAAATTTGATTGGGGCAAAGGAAAATACCCTATGATAGCAGAACCGGATCCTGCATACCATGGTGTTAGCTTTTATGAAAGATTTAAAGAATCTGCCTATATAGCAAAAGCACGTTCTCAATGGCTAAGAGATTTAGGTAGCTCTATTAGTCCTTTTAATTCTTTTTTAATATTACAAGGCATAGAAACTTTAAGTTTGCGAATGGAAAGACATTGCTCTAACGCTATGAGTATAGCAAAATTTTTACAAAACGATAAAAGAATTAATTGGGTAAATTATCCAGGTTTAGAAAACAATACAACGTATAAAAACGCAACGAAATATCTTAAAAATGGTTTTGGTGGCATGGTTTCCTTTGGAGTAAAGGGGAAAGTGGAATCAGGTAAAAGATTCATTGAAAGTTTAAAGATTATTTCTCATGTAGCAAACGTTGGTGATGTAAGATCACTAGCAGTACATCCAGCTAGCACAACTCATGGACAGTTAAGTGAAGAAGAGCAACTGTTATCCGGAGTTTCGCCAGATATGATTAGATTGTCTGTTGGAATAGAAAACACCGAAGATTTAATCTGGGATATAGATCAAGCATTGGATCAAGCTATTAGATTAAGATAA